In Oceanidesulfovibrio indonesiensis, a single window of DNA contains:
- a CDS encoding helix-turn-helix domain-containing protein yields the protein MAPDNHTREIAARLKGLRDALDISIEDLAARTGYGVDEARSYEEGETDIPVSYLFEVAKTCNVDLTALLTGDEAHLKSYSLVRAGQGLSVERRKAYHYKSLAYRFFRNSMEPFIVTVPYADDAERSFNSHPGEEFIYMLEGKLEIVLDDDVLIMEPHDCLYFDSKTPHALRALDGKDAMFLDVII from the coding sequence GTGGCCCCGGACAATCACACCAGGGAAATCGCCGCGCGGCTGAAGGGCCTGCGCGACGCCCTCGACATCAGCATAGAGGACCTCGCCGCCCGCACCGGCTACGGCGTCGACGAAGCCCGCTCTTACGAAGAAGGCGAGACAGATATCCCGGTCAGCTATCTTTTCGAGGTCGCAAAGACCTGTAATGTGGACCTTACCGCCCTGCTCACCGGCGACGAAGCCCACCTGAAAAGCTATAGTCTGGTCCGCGCCGGCCAGGGCCTTTCCGTGGAACGCCGCAAGGCCTACCACTACAAGTCACTCGCCTACCGTTTCTTCCGCAACTCCATGGAACCATTCATCGTGACCGTGCCCTATGCGGATGATGCCGAGCGCTCTTTCAACAGCCATCCGGGTGAGGAGTTCATCTACATGCTCGAAGGCAAGCTCGAGATCGTGCTGGACGACGACGTCCTGATCATGGAGCCGCACGACTGCCTGTACTTCGACTCCAAGACCCCGCACGCCCTGCGCGCTCTTGACGGCAAGGACGCCATGTTCCTCGACGTGATCATTTAA